Genomic DNA from Salvia miltiorrhiza cultivar Shanhuang (shh) chromosome 1, IMPLAD_Smil_shh, whole genome shotgun sequence:
tgaaaattttatagttataataaaattgaaaatttatttgtaaaatatatattttttttttacttttttgtttatcttcttattttttctaaatttatgaaattcgactaactataaaatgtttaatatgcatatcaaattaaagattacgatTATAACTTTATTTTGATatgtttatgtaaatatttgatttaaaatgtaaaatttatactagtatttatttaaaaattaaattttttaaaaattctttcTCATCtctcaccttttttttttgcataaatctatttttaattattttttattttaattttagttttttaacttttttttattttttgccttttcataatattaatttttatttttattatgatgaaatattctttattttttcaatattttgctcaaatatattcaattaaaattaatttttaattatatttataattatgatgtgtgcgtgtgttagccAAGCGATAAGGGGTTAATGCTtgaggccaaaggtcttgggttcgagacTCTTATGGGGCGgcatttaaatttctttatttaatacttttaatttatcaaaaaaaaaaacagtaacATAAGAAGTACATATTTATATAAGAAACAATACATCCACGTgaagaaaacataaattttggccattgatttaaaaaacacaaaatctaacTATTTTCACGTTTTAAGACTGTTTTATCCTTAATTAGAGCGGACCGAATTTAGGTTTGCACGCAGgttaggtacacttggcactattagtgccaaaagtaccaataaaaaaaaatcatgttggTACGCTTgccattattaattaatgtcaaTAGTGACATGCACCAATGATACTAGTGACCATCTTAGTGCCAATAGTATCATATACTTGTATTGATATATTGTCTTGtcttcatttagggtttagattccccATTCAGAGTTTAGATTTCTCATTTAGGGTTTGCattctccatttagggtttagattcttcATTTAAAGTTTAATCATCGAATGATACTCTTGAGACTAATATtaccatttgtgccaaaagtaccaatttacttgatttttttttaaattgatgttggtacttttggcactaatattgttATTTGTGTCAAAAATACCAATTTActtagttgttttttttttagtatttttggcactaatagtgccaagtgtacctaatCCGCGCGAAAACTCGAATCCGATCCGTCCTGAATAAGGGAAAAACAATCTTAAAACGTAAAATAAtgaccaaattttgtgttttttggaTGGGtgaccaaatattgtgttttactATTCAAAATGGCTATCTCAAAATGAGACTCTATTTATAATTATGATAATTTAGTtagaattaattttatataaatgtaGAAATATAAAAACGTATTTCATAAGGTGCAATTGTTAGTTTATATGAAAAAGGTTAttagaattaatatatttttatttttgtgattaTCATTAGtgttttattaaataaaatgattatttaaaACTATTAACACATGTTTTAgtaagagtggatttttaaaatggccactttcatattgtaaaattaaaaattgtccactaagataaaaatattaaaaaatggccactgttaccaaaatatccttccacattaaaaattaaaaaaaaatgtccactttacatcacccctttaaaaaatcccgcaattcacaaccagtgtgaattcacaaccaaaattttttggttgtgaattcacactggttgtaaattgagaattcacaaccagaattttttgtttgtgaattcacaactagtcgaattcacagccaaaatttaattcacaaccagtcgaattcacaactagaattttttggttgtgaattcgcgacaaacgaattcacaaccagatttatgttggttgcgaattcacaatcagtcgaattcacaacctgaatttaattcacaactagaatttattttggttgtgaatttgagtttttaaagtttgaattcacaattaaaactgtaatttattttgattgtgaatttatagatttggttgtaaattcaagaatattaagttgtgaattcatcgagctagttgtgaattcaagaacattaagttgtgaattcatcgacctggttgtgaattcttaaatctagttgtgaattattacgatagtgaattcacgactaaactgaaacactaaattcacaactgaactgaactgaaacattaaattcacaactaaactgaaaccctaaaccctaaacctaaaccctagttgtgaattgttacgattgtgaattcacaactgaactgaactgaaactaaactgaactgaaacattaaattcacaactaaactgaaaccctaaacctaaaccctagttgtgaattgttacgattgtgaattcacaactgaactgaaacactaaattcacaattgaactgaaactgaactgaattgaactgaaacattaaattcacaactaaactgaaaccctaaacactaaaccctaaacctaaaccctagttgtgaattcacaactgaactgaactgaaccgtaaaccctaaaaactaaaccctaaactctaaaacctaaaccctaaaccctaaaccctagttgtgaattgttacgattgtgaattcacaactgaactaaaccctaaaccctaaaaactaaaccttaaaccctaaatcctaaactcaatctaaaccctaaaccctagttgtgaattgttacgattgtgaattcacaactgaactgaactgaaacactaaaccctaaacctaaaccctagttgtgaattcacaactgaactgaaactgatctgaactgaaactgaaactgaactgaaccctaaaccctaaaacctaaaccctaaaccctgaaccctaaaccctaaaccctaaacagtcgaattcacaacaagaattttttggttgtgtatttacaaccaaaatttaatacatagcaagaattttttggttgtgaatttacaaccagtcgaattcacaactaaaatgtaattcacaaccacaatttattttagttgtgaattcaagaatatgaagttgtgaattcgagttttagttgtgaattcaagaatataaagttgtgaattcatagatgtggtcgtgaattcaagaatattaagttgtgaattcatatatgtggctgtgaattcaagaacattaatcaattttttatttctcgAAGTATTGAAAATGAACTTCTAATCCTAAAAGAATCACTAGATGAGAGAGAGCAATTGAAATCTATTTCAAAACttaaagagagagaaatcagatatttaaaacataaacaaatgtgaattattattcacaaaaaaaataaaactaaaagctTCACTAGGTCCGGTAGAAATTAAGACGTATGATACTCCAGTTCCAAGATCAATTTTCCATGGACAAAAGGTTCTCCTTCTGCAATTGCATATTTCTCTTGTTTCTGTTAAGCATGTTTGTCATTTCTTGTCTTGTTTATGGCTGCTTGGTGACTTTAAACATGTTTGGTCTCATCAAAGTAGATCACCTAGAAGTTGCCTGTATTAAAGATTCATCACCTACATCTtgatttgataatttattttgcaTCTCATTAATATCAAAGAAGATTAGCCCTTTGATGATGTAAACTGTGTGCCCCTGCCTTCTGCTTTGTGCCCCGTTTAGTTTATTTCACAAGCACACTTTGTTAGTTTGCCACTCCCAGTGACCTGTTGAGATCTTTTAGCTTTAATCTTGATAAGAATTAATTCGTGAATAGCAAATGAAAGGTTACTTAAAATATTGTCCTGAAGTAGGTTGACAGCTGCTTTTGTAGTTTCAGGTTCGCCTTGTGTATACCAATACTAATTCCAGATTGAGACCAGAAATATTTTGTTGCTGATATAGAAGGACTAACTATCGTCGTGGCGTGAGGAAGCATGAGATATTACCCCAAAATGTGGATCTACCACCAGTATTgccaaagaagaagaagaagccctTTCCCATTCCTTTAAAGAAGATTCAGGAAGCAGCAAGAGAAGATAAGAGGCTTGCACAAATGGGGATTGAGAAACCCCTCGAGCCTCCAAGAAATGAACTCAAACTTAGGTCTTGAGCATTGACCATCATCTACATATACATCATTCATATATGATTAGAAACATGATTATTGTTTCTAGATTCATTCGTTCATGATTATTGATTCAtcatatattatatttagagATTTCAACACCTACTTACAAAcccaaatattatattttagagGCTAATTAAACACCTAATTTACAAACCCAAAATTATGAGCTCCCTTTACCACAACATATTaccacttcttcttcttcctcttaaaaaaaatggaacTCAAATTCCCCAGatattcatcatcatcatccacCCCTCAATTCACATAATCGTGCAGGTATCGCTGGGCCTCGTTTCGTAAATCGGGTGGTAGCTGTTGGACCAGAGGGGCACCGAcggcgccggcgccggtgcCTCCATCCTAGCGGCGGGCTTCTCTTCCTTCTTGTCCTCGCCCACGCTCACAAGCTCCGCGTGACCCACGCCCTTCCTCAGCTACCGCGTGAGCTCCACGGCGTCGATTCTCTCTCCCGCCACCACCACCTGATCCTTCGACGCCCCCGCCAGCGCCGCCGATTCCACGCCCGATATCCCCACCGAAATTTTTAGGGCTTTGGATCGGGATTTCTCGTCGTTCATCGACACCCTCACCACAATCTTAATCTGCATCAAATCGAAATTAATTAAGCTGAATTGAAGCGATTTAATCAATTAAACGAAAATAGGAGTAAGGAAAAGGGAATTCTCCAGTTtttgtagtaaattaccttcaTTTTGTCGATTGATGAATGTGATGCCGACGAAAGGAGTGAAATATTTTGCGAGGAGATGAAGATTCTGTGAGTAGTGTGAGTTGATTCGTCCCTTTGCAAGGGTTTCCGTCGAATCCGAGAACACCGCTTCAGATCTAGGGTTTCCGCAGCAAAACCCCCTAGCTCCGCCGCCAGAACCACCAGATCCTCACCAGCCTCCGCGCCACCCACCGCCGTCCGACCCCATCCTCTATTACCCGCGCCAGATCTGCCCATTCAGGGGTGGGGCGAGTCAGCAGTGGCGGAGCAACGCTGCTGCGTGCGCGGCTCCCTCCGTCTCAGAACAGCAGTGTAGCGGTGGTGGTGGGCGGCAACTGTGGAGCGGTGGTGGAGCGGCGGCGAGGACGAGAAggagaggaagagggagagagagagagagacgtgaaggtgaagagagagatgagagaaagagataaatgagtggccatttttttaaattttaaagtaaggggtatttctgtcttttcaatcaaaaagtggacagtttttattatttttatcttagtggacaatttttatctttataatacgaaagtggatagttttatatattaactcttttagtaacatttgatttttcatttagCGTGTAGGGTGATATTACTTTCTATATATCTCAATCTTTCGTGTGTGTGTTTTTGTCCAAAACAATATCGATCTTTTAAATAATCtatacaaatattttaaattttaatgttaaTATTAATTCTATCATTTGAATTGGAGCGTAGGCACCTATAAAGTGAAATGACTTTCTCCCATCATAAATTTAGTTATATAATTAAAAGTCGggctaattatatatatataaatgttatgctacataccttatttAAACTCCTTATGTGAGCACCGTTCACGTTTAGCATTCGTTAGCGTTATCTTTTAtgttttagacatttatttttattttaatacttcataaattgttattgaaatcattaattttataaattatataaaaatcaaagttcgatttgttcatattccctttaCCTTCACATATTTTAAAGGTTGgggtaattttaaataaaatgcaAAAATAGGGAGAGTAATATTCGTAAATAATGTTAACTCGTTTTCGTAAGTATAGAACACTGATAAAATGTTTTTAAGTTCGATGTATTTATATTAagggatatttgccgtaaaatacacgaactttcaacaaattctgatttttcccataacctttaaaatttgaaaaaaaatatacaacctttcgattttttctgatttttcccatgggCATAAAACACTCTCaaatagaaattaatttttggacttttgacttagattttttgatacCTAAACGTGTACGTCGGCTTTATTATGGCACCTTTATTATCCCCCACGCTTATGTATCAAAAAATATAAGTCAAAAGTCCTAAAATCAACTTCTATTTGAGAGTGTTTTATGcccgtgggaaaaatcagaaaaaatcgaaaggttgtgtattttttttcaaattttaaagattatggGATAAATCAGAATTTgttaaaagttcgtgtattttaagGCAAATATCCCTTATATTAATTTGTATCGGCAAATTGAGCTGACAATTTGAGATATTTTTCGAATTGTTTCTAAATCAAGTATCAGAAATTTGAGGCATCCTCAAAGTTCGAGTGTACGTTAGAGGTTTGTGAACATGGGAATTTGGAATACTATGCAAAAGTCGTCTTTTATCTCATCATGTCGTTgttgtatatattttttccacTCAATTCCATTTAATTAAGTCTTGCTTAAGTTGTCCTTGACATGTATAGATATCTTTGATTTTTGGCCAACTCCCCTTACATTTTTCCACAACATCGTTTAAAATTGTATGATTTTTGATACTTTTTCCGTCtctgaaaaatatgaataatatgAGTGACACACGAGTGTTAagaaatactctcttcgtccctcatacatcttcctttcttttcattttggtCCGTCTCCAAAACATCTTCTTAATCCACTTTTAGAAATAATTACATTCACTATTATTACTCttacaatcttcactttttgtGAACTCATTCTCCACTCATTAAATACAGaattaactttaattaaaactcgtgtcactcccttaagaagatgtttgagagacggagggagtattagataaGTGGAGAAGAGGTCCTATTTTATATAGTGTTATGGTATTTTAACAAAAAGTAATGATGGataatgatgatttttttataaataagtaTGAAAGATAGGAGTAAAATGAAAAGAGATGATTCAAAATGACAAGATGTGCATATTTTTTGGAGACAGATAAAGCATATGCTAAAcaatatagaaaataaataaattaagatataTAGTCTAAGATGGGTAAATTAAACAACATTTATAATGTGTGTGTCTAGGTAAATTAGACTAGACGGTTGTACGTgtattcaattcaaaatttaaatccaTCAATGTCAAAAAATGGTCATGATCACCTTTTGTCAAATGATTCAAATGCGTTCAatcaatgaaaataaatattactatgtGTAGCTAGCACGATCTGGACATGGATGTGAATACATTTACCCAAATTTGATTTGTCCATATCATAATTATCATTCACAAATATACCTCAAGTCCTCAACTGATTTGATCTCATGATAGTAaagtactccattcgtcccattaatgaagacacacttttctttttgggttgtcccaataataaagacacatttctaaaaaatgaaataattaggACATAAGATACACTAATTAATTGCACCTTAATTAAGGTATAAATAAGAGACAAAAAAACCCTAATCTTATTTCTGCCAAATTTCGTCCTCTCCGCCTATCtcactctctcgtctctctctctcaatccagCTTCTCCGGCGAGCCTTCGACCACCGCCGAGCACCCCTCGCATCTCCGACCACCGAACGCCCCTCGCCCCTTCGGTGAGCCTTCGATTTACTTGATTTGATggatttacttgattttttgtgaaactcttacacatttgaccgatttgacaactatcggttataaaagtcaacgatttgacaactatcagtcaagagtataTATGATCGGTGGATGGTTAGATCATATGGCCGACcaggcggacacatgatttcacCCGGCTGACACATGAAATCACCGATcgaacacatgatctagccacccagaTCATGTGTCCGTCTGGTGAAATCATATGTCCGCCCGGCCGgtcacatgatctagccacctaCCGGTCATATATACTCTTGATTGATAGCtatcaaatcgttgacttttatgaccgatagttgtcaaatcggtcaaatgtgtaagactttcacaaaaaatcaaccAAACCCATCaacattaaaagataaaataagtacttcacataatttgagcataaaatacttaagggttaagtaccaaatacccccccccccaacgttggggcccctatcgcgtataggaccctatagtcagggtccgcgctgtttactacctcaacgtggctaaacctaagcaaatccccccctcaaataccaaatacccccctgcATTAAGTCACCgttggggggtatttggtacttaatacctgactatagggttctatacgcgataggggcccaacgttggggggggatttgcttaggtatagccacgttgaggtagtaaacagcgcggaccctgactatagggtcctatacgcgataggggccccaacgttggggggtatttggtacttaacccaatacttaaatttataaagtaggacattttttatatacaacataataaatatggcatttttgcctattaacactaatTTTTTAGGTAGATGTTTTAGATCACTTTCTGGGAGAACACCTTAGATTTGTCATCAATTAtctatttatttgttatttttttggaaaaatatTGAGCAGGAAGAAGATTGGTTGAAAAGTCATTTgaaatttgagaattttttcTTTTGGATGATCTTTTATGCTGTTGAGGGAAGGGTGAGTCCTTTGAAATTTGAGGACATGATCTTTATGCAATTGAGGGAAGGGTGAGATTTTCTAATCATAAAGATCTAATTTAAAAAGTTTTAAATTTTGCCTAATACATTAGGAGGCATTTGCACATTTTTCATAACTCATcctaaactctaaaccctaaatcctatgCATATACTTTATTTGCCGTTACATAGCCCTAATTCATTTTCAACTCTAAGATTATAACAATTTTCCCACAAAAATACTCCATAAAACTATGCATATAACTTGTGggttatattataattttatgatGGTCGAACTTGCAAACATAGTTTTAATGTCTTTATTTCATGTagatttttcattattttcgaAATAATCCGTGGTGAACTACTTTTGCAGCAAATCTGATGAAGATTGATCTAGAATCTAGATGGTCGAACTCCTCTAAATAAAGTGTACAGCTCCTAAATTTACAAGCATGAACTATTAATCACAAATTTTATACtagtatgaattttatttttcgacTTGGAATTCATATATTACTCTAGTTAAAATTATCACATCAGTAGTGGacacgttatgcttgcccatTATGGATAAGTAATAGTTTTTGATGCTAATAAATAAGCGTAACTTGTCTGTactatatatagtaaattacTATGTTAAGTGCATATAAAATCacaataatattgtttttgAGTTGGGGATATAAGAAATCGAATGAGTATAGCATGCATCATAAATTGCGACCTGCCTTGCTAGGTATTCACATTTCAAATACTTGCAAAATATTCAATCAATAAATAGAAATTGCAATGTAACACTTCATTCTTTTGTTTTTGGTTCAATCTGGCAAATTGCTTCTCTTATATCAAGGAAAAGAACTTCaaatcccttttttttttttttttttttttgcgcaTCAAAAAGGCTTTATTTTATTCACTTTGTgggtgatattttatcaacacaCAATATAAACTTCTATTTTCTTTTCCATTAATCACGATCTTtaataagtactccctccgtcccatgaaacatgacacacttcttttcggcacgggaattaagaaattggtattttgtgt
This window encodes:
- the LOC131008899 gene encoding disease resistance protein RGA5-like; amino-acid sequence: MGRSGAGNRGWGRTAVGGAEAGEDLVVLAAELGGFAAETLDLKRCSRIRRKPLQRDESTHTTHRIFISSQNISLLSSASHSSIDKMKIKIVVRVSMNDEKSRSKALKISVGISGVESAALAGASKDQVVVAGERIDAVELTR